One Stigmatopora argus isolate UIUO_Sarg chromosome 20, RoL_Sarg_1.0, whole genome shotgun sequence genomic region harbors:
- the LOC144066187 gene encoding uncharacterized protein LOC144066187 isoform X1 gives MTFLAEAGELGSIAMTGHPEGYETEEECALSDPRGESDADADIEDGECRLQVVGSLQRISSRRRKRQRPARQDTTESEDDGGRRKLRLGPDEPRGGAVPEESISQVRPLVIAADRGAPAPTPPESRAPSPPLVLAWLVAAAAAVVVVAFLLPWWARS, from the exons ATGACTTTTTTGGCAGAAGCAGGTGAACTCGGCTCCATCGCCATGACCGGTCATCCCGAGGGATACGAAACCGAG GAGGAATGCGCGCTGTCTGACCCGCGGGGGGAAAGCGACGCAGACGCCGATATAGAAGACGGCGAGTGCAG GCTGCAGGTGGTGGGCTCGCTCCAGCGGATCAGCTCTCGGCGCCGCAAACGCCAGCGACCGGCTCGGCAGGACACCACCGAAAGCGAAGACGACGGCGGGCGGCGGAAGCTCCGGCTGGGTCCGGACGAGCCGCGGGGCGGCGCCGTCCCCGAA GAGAGCATCTCGCAGGTGAGGCCGCTGGTCATCGCCGCCGACCGGGGGGCTCCAGCCCCCACGCCTCCGGAATCTCGCGCCCCGTCGCCGCCGCTGGTGTTGGCCTGGTTggtcgcggcggcggcggcggtggtcgTGGTGGCCTTCCTGCTGCCGTGGTGGGCCAGGAGCTGA
- the LOC144066187 gene encoding uncharacterized protein LOC144066187 isoform X2, whose protein sequence is MTGHPEGYETEEECALSDPRGESDADADIEDGECRLQVVGSLQRISSRRRKRQRPARQDTTESEDDGGRRKLRLGPDEPRGGAVPEESISQVRPLVIAADRGAPAPTPPESRAPSPPLVLAWLVAAAAAVVVVAFLLPWWARS, encoded by the exons ATGACCGGTCATCCCGAGGGATACGAAACCGAG GAGGAATGCGCGCTGTCTGACCCGCGGGGGGAAAGCGACGCAGACGCCGATATAGAAGACGGCGAGTGCAG GCTGCAGGTGGTGGGCTCGCTCCAGCGGATCAGCTCTCGGCGCCGCAAACGCCAGCGACCGGCTCGGCAGGACACCACCGAAAGCGAAGACGACGGCGGGCGGCGGAAGCTCCGGCTGGGTCCGGACGAGCCGCGGGGCGGCGCCGTCCCCGAA GAGAGCATCTCGCAGGTGAGGCCGCTGGTCATCGCCGCCGACCGGGGGGCTCCAGCCCCCACGCCTCCGGAATCTCGCGCCCCGTCGCCGCCGCTGGTGTTGGCCTGGTTggtcgcggcggcggcggcggtggtcgTGGTGGCCTTCCTGCTGCCGTGGTGGGCCAGGAGCTGA